The sequence GCATCCCCGGACCCAGCTTTTTGCCCCACCACACCGGCAGCATCGAACCCCACGCTTAAAGACGGAGCAGCAGTGAACATCACCACCAACGGCGAGGCCGTATCGATTAATCCCCTTACCATTCAGGAATACCTGGTCTCCCTCGGCATCGACCCGCGGCGGGTTGCGGTAGAGCTGAACCTCGAGATCCTCCCGAAGGCGCAATACGAGACCACGCAGCTGAAGGACGGGGACACCCTGGAGATAGTCCACTTCGTAGGCGGCGGGGCCGCGCGCGCCTGATCCAGCACCACGGCCTCTTTCCTCCGCGCTTCGCCTGGCGGCGAGCGACCGGAGCCGACCAACGCGATACACCGATTGGAGAACAGTGATGCCCGAATCAAACGACAAGCTCGTCATCGCAGGACGTGAATTCGACTCCCGCCTCATGGTGGGGACCGGCAAGTACGCCGACTTCCAGCAGATGGTGCGCGCCATCGAGGTCTCCGGCGCCCAGATCATCACCGTCGCGGTGAGACGCGTCAACATCACGGACCGGGCCAAGGAGTCCCTCCTTGACCATATCGATCTTAAGAAATATACCCTCCTGCCGAACACCGCGGGGTGCTACACCGCCGAGGATGCCATCAGGACCTGCAGGCTCGCCCGCGAGGCCGGCCTCTCCGACTTCGTGAAACTCGAGGTACTCGGGGACGAGAAGACCCTCTACCCGAACAACGAGGAACTCCTGAAGGCGGCGAAGGTTCTCATCGCCGAAGGGTTCACCGTGCTCCCCTACACGAGCGACGACCCCATAGTCTGCAAGCGCCTCGAGGATATGGGGTGCGCCGCGGTCATGCCGCTGGGCGCTCCGATCGGCTCGGGACTCGGCATCCGGAACCCTTACAACATCCAGATCATCCTGGAGACGGTGAAGGTTCCCGTTATCGTCGATGCCGGTGTCGGCACCGCCTCCGACGCGGCCATCGCCATGGAGCTTGGCTGCGACGGCGTGCTCATGAACACCGCGATCGCCGGTGCCCAGGATCCGGTCGCCATGGCGCTGGCGATGAACCTCGCCGTCCGTGCCGGGCGCCTCGCTTACAAGGCGGGACGCATCCCGAGGAAGCTCTACGCGAGCGCCTCGTCGCCGCTTGCGGGTCTCATCTCGTGAGAGAACTCCACTCCCCCTGGATCGACTTCAACCTGTACCTGATCACCGGGCGCGGGGAGACCCTGGGGCGCAACCTCGAGTTCGTCGTCGAGGAGGCGCTGCGCGGCGGCGTGCGCGCCGTGCAGTTAAGGGACAAGGGGGCCAGCAGCAAGGAGCTGTACGAGACCGCGCATGAACTGAGGCGTCTCACCTCGCGCTACGGCGCCAAGCTTTTCATCAACGACCGCACCGACGTGGCCCTGGCCGTCGACGCCGACGGGGTCCACATAGGGAGTTCGAGCCTGCCGCTTTACAAGGTGCGGAGGCTTATAGGGGAGCGCCGGCTGATCGGCGTCTCCTGCCACAACCAGACCCAGGCGATCACCGCACAGGAGATGGGGGCCGACTTCATCACCTTCGGCCCGGTCTTTTACACGCCGAG is a genomic window of Geomonas ferrireducens containing:
- the thiS gene encoding sulfur carrier protein ThiS, whose protein sequence is MNITTNGEAVSINPLTIQEYLVSLGIDPRRVAVELNLEILPKAQYETTQLKDGDTLEIVHFVGGGAARA
- a CDS encoding thiazole synthase, which codes for MPESNDKLVIAGREFDSRLMVGTGKYADFQQMVRAIEVSGAQIITVAVRRVNITDRAKESLLDHIDLKKYTLLPNTAGCYTAEDAIRTCRLAREAGLSDFVKLEVLGDEKTLYPNNEELLKAAKVLIAEGFTVLPYTSDDPIVCKRLEDMGCAAVMPLGAPIGSGLGIRNPYNIQIILETVKVPVIVDAGVGTASDAAIAMELGCDGVLMNTAIAGAQDPVAMALAMNLAVRAGRLAYKAGRIPRKLYASASSPLAGLIS
- the thiE gene encoding thiamine phosphate synthase; protein product: MRELHSPWIDFNLYLITGRGETLGRNLEFVVEEALRGGVRAVQLRDKGASSKELYETAHELRRLTSRYGAKLFINDRTDVALAVDADGVHIGSSSLPLYKVRRLIGERRLIGVSCHNQTQAITAQEMGADFITFGPVFYTPSKAEYGEPVGVQKLAHVAELLQIPVFALGGVNQENCAEAVACGVHGIALISAILSAPEPRDAAKKLLAQLPTLEHND